Proteins from one Ipomoea triloba cultivar NCNSP0323 chromosome 1, ASM357664v1 genomic window:
- the LOC116031273 gene encoding BTB/POZ domain-containing protein FBL11 isoform X5, which yields MESFINALRSMFGCSLDITPESFISFCEAALFFGVDYLLSECQCWLKSVTSYKGILLPQIQLADLISIWKYGLENAIDFVPQLCIFYLACNFMWAISFDAFHDVPYEMLYSCIKNPNLTVDSEKHLCDAILAWLTSNTKEYGASSASINDYTDILAEIRFGLLPLSFAAVKRRCNFFSEFADRGISTILTLASYPSASSTNILDDEDFSHLRIRLTKYTKKVDLSGCPQFSPALLLLSVLHSSHSMDPILKNKIKQQLLTFEDPIGPNFEISWQIFPILTFEGVQEVDISNCQMPLLKPVVECFSRSFPSLKTLKAANYLKLPTAMLYQLVQRCRLLNDVDLSVDISPIIPAKVSIKFSHPDVAPQRSRRITPMDAVSFSYNLGLQLSNITNLTLEGRTDISDRHLFFFTEFCPSLCYVNLRGCISLTDDGISVVLLKCIKLHSILVCDTYFGRNSVLALCYGASKFENSAAPKFEDFSQSLASRLQVLHMGGCKSVTETFLSELISQTPMLKSLCLRETELVDHALDKFSGSCLEMLDVSNTKVSGSAVAQVIRRNLGLKCFIARDCRNFLQEESKSVTEKSNAFSYHYSELYYELGKSCQLEEIAVGWGFSFFSLEVLRPAIRMLRTIIIGLGGSFGEDGLKMLPTLCPWLETLILYFQNCVNLIELSLAGCSLLNSESQHIISLGWPGLISVHLEDCGEVTSCGVTSLLECHALEDIILRHNGTGMQRDIISHIASKMPMLRKISLDVCDAMDRDFDIPNFTNRYPLSIVKIARCKQKKCSLELMDTKYEGRTNPVHVETLVMVWNSKELTTAVVKERL from the exons ATGGAATCATTTATAAATGCTTTAAGGTCTATGTTTGGATGTTCTCTGGATATTACTCCAGAAAGTTTCATCTCTTTTTGTGAG GCTGCACTATTTTTTGGAGTGGATTATCTCCTTTCGGAGTGTCAATGTTGGTTAAAGAGTGTGACTTCATACAAGGGGATTTTGCTACCTCAAATACAATTAGCTGATTTGATCAGCATCTGGAAATATGGTTTGGAGAATG CAATTGATTTTGTGCCACAACTATGTATATTCTATCTGGCCTGCAACTTT ATGTGGGCAATTTCCTTTGATGCTTTCCATGATGTTCCTTATGAAATGTTATATTCATGTATAAAGAATCCTAATTTGACAGTAGACAG TGAAAAGCATCTTTGTGATGCTATTCTAGCTTGGCTTACTTCCAACACCAAAGAGTATGGGGCTTCAAGTGCTTCAATAAATGATTACACTGACATTTTGGCAGAG ATCCGttttggccttttgcctttatcATTTGCTGCAG TGAAAAGAAGATGCAACTTCTTTTCGGAGTTTGCTGATAGAGGTATCAGTACCATTCTTACTTTAGCAAGTTATCCTTCTGCAAGCTCAACAAACATCCTTGATGATGAAGACTTTAGTCATCTTAGAATCCGGTTGACTAAATATACTAAG AAAGTGGACCTTTCAGGTTGCCCTCAGTTCAGTCCTGCTCTTCTCCTCTTATCAGTGCTTCACTCTTCACATAGCATGGATcccattttgaaaaataaaattaagcagCAATTACTTACTTTTGAGGATCCTATTGGGCCCAACTTTGAGATTTCCTGGCAAATAtttccaattttgacttttgaagGAGTGCAAGAAGTGGATATCTCAAATTGTCAAATGCCACTTCTTAAACCTGTTGTTGAATGCTTTTCCAGGTCTTTCCCATCATTAAAGACATTAAAGGCAGCTAATTATTTAAAGCTACCCACTGCAATGTTGTACCAATTGGTGCAAAGGTGCCGTCTACTCAATGATGTAGACCTGAGTGTGGACATTAGCCCAATTATACCAGCCAAAGTTTCTATAAAATTTTCACACCCAGATGTAGCACCACAAAGATCAAGACGCATCACTCCTATGGATGCTGTTTCATTCTCATACAATCTTGGACTGCAGCTGTCAAACATAACAAACCTCACATTAGAGGGTCGAACTGATATCTCAG ACCGTCATCTCTTCTTTTTCACGGAATTCTGTCCATCCTTATGTTATGTTAACCTTCGAGGGTGTATATCTTTGACTGATGATGGAATATCAGTTGTACTGCTTAAATGTATAAAGCTGCACTCAATCTTGGTTTGTGATACTTACTTTGGACGGAATTCCGTTCTGGCTCTTTGCTATGGTGCATCAAAATTCGAGAATTCTGCAGCACCTAAATTTGAAGACTTCTCTCAGTCTCTGGCCTCTAGACTTCAAGTCCTGCATATGGGTGGCTGCAAGA GTGTTACTGAGACATTTCTTTCGGAGCTTATATCTCAAACACCTATGTTGAAAAGTCTTTGCTTAAGGGAGACTGAACTTGTGGATCATGCACTAGACAAATTTTCAGGATCTTGCTTGGAgatgcttgatgtctcgaataCTAAG GTTTCTGGCTCTGCTGTGGCTCAAGTGATCCGGAGAAATCTCGGCCTAAAGTGTTTCATTGCCAGAGATTGTAGAAATTTTTTACAAGAGGAAAGCAAAAGTGTGACAGAGAAGTCCAATGCTTTCTCATATCATTACAGTGAGTTATACTATGAACTTGGCAAATCCTGCCAATTGGAGGAAATTGCAGTTGGATGGGgattttcattcttttctttAGAGGTTCTGAGGCCAGCAATTAGAATGTTAAGGACAATAATTATAGGGTTGGGTGGATCTTTTGGCGAAGATGGGCTGAAGATGTTGCCAACTCTCTGTCCCTGGTTGGAGACTTTGATTCTTTATTTCCAG AATTGTGTGAACTTGATCGAACTTTCATTGGCAGGATGCTCACTTCTTAATTCAG AGTCCCAACATATTATTTCACTTGGTTGGCCTGGATTGATATCAGTCCATCTAGAG gacTGTGGTGAAGTGACAAGTTGTGGTGTGACATCACTTTTAGAATGTCATGCCCTTGAAGATATTATCTTACGACATAAT GGTACCGGAATGCAGAGGGATATTATTTCTCACATTGCTTCAAAG ATGCCAATGCTTCGAAAGATATCCCTTGATGTATGTGATGCAATGGATCGTGACTTTGACATCCCAAAT
- the LOC116031273 gene encoding BTB/POZ domain-containing protein FBL11 isoform X2 has translation MESFINALRSMFGCSLDITPESFISFCEAALFFGVDYLLSECQCWLKSVTSYKGILLPQIQLADLISIWKYGLENAIDFVPQLCIFYLACNFMWAISFDAFHDVPYEMLYSCIKNPNLTVDSEKHLCDAILAWLTSNTKEYGASSASINDYTDILAEIRFGLLPLSFAAVKRRCNFFSEFADRGISTILTLASYPSASSTNILDDEDFSHLRIRLTKYTKKVDLSGCPQFSPALLLLSVLHSSHSMDPILKNKIKQQLLTFEDPIGPNFEISWQIFPILTFEGVQEVDISNCQMPLLKPVVECFSRSFPSLKTLKAANYLKLPTAMLYQLVQRCRLLNDVDLSVDISPIIPAKVSIKFSHPDVAPQRSRRITPMDAVSFSYNLGLQLSNITNLTLEGRTDISDRHLFFFTEFCPSLCYVNLRGCISLTDDGISVVLLKCIKLHSILVCDTYFGRNSVLALCYGASKFENSAAPKFEDFSQSLASRLQVLHMGGCKSVTETFLSELISQTPMLKSLCLRETELVDHALDKFSGSCLEMLDVSNTKVSGSAVAQVIRRNLGLKCFIARDCRNFLQEESKSVTEKSNAFSYHYSELYYELGKSCQLEEIAVGWGFSFFSLEVLRPAIRMLRTIIIGLGGSFGEDGLKMLPTLCPWLETLILYFQVISDSIMLKILKALKNLQVLALCYCIGEISSSIFKFSMPNLRKLKLERVTAWMTNDDLLILTQNCVNLIELSLAGCSLLNSESQHIISLGWPGLISVHLEDCGEVTSCGVTSLLECHALEDIILRHNGTGMQRDIISHIASKMPMLRKISLDVCDAMDRDFDIPNFTNRYPLSIVKIARCKQKKCSLELMDTKYEGRTNPVHVETLVMVWNSKELTTAVVKERL, from the exons ATGGAATCATTTATAAATGCTTTAAGGTCTATGTTTGGATGTTCTCTGGATATTACTCCAGAAAGTTTCATCTCTTTTTGTGAG GCTGCACTATTTTTTGGAGTGGATTATCTCCTTTCGGAGTGTCAATGTTGGTTAAAGAGTGTGACTTCATACAAGGGGATTTTGCTACCTCAAATACAATTAGCTGATTTGATCAGCATCTGGAAATATGGTTTGGAGAATG CAATTGATTTTGTGCCACAACTATGTATATTCTATCTGGCCTGCAACTTT ATGTGGGCAATTTCCTTTGATGCTTTCCATGATGTTCCTTATGAAATGTTATATTCATGTATAAAGAATCCTAATTTGACAGTAGACAG TGAAAAGCATCTTTGTGATGCTATTCTAGCTTGGCTTACTTCCAACACCAAAGAGTATGGGGCTTCAAGTGCTTCAATAAATGATTACACTGACATTTTGGCAGAG ATCCGttttggccttttgcctttatcATTTGCTGCAG TGAAAAGAAGATGCAACTTCTTTTCGGAGTTTGCTGATAGAGGTATCAGTACCATTCTTACTTTAGCAAGTTATCCTTCTGCAAGCTCAACAAACATCCTTGATGATGAAGACTTTAGTCATCTTAGAATCCGGTTGACTAAATATACTAAG AAAGTGGACCTTTCAGGTTGCCCTCAGTTCAGTCCTGCTCTTCTCCTCTTATCAGTGCTTCACTCTTCACATAGCATGGATcccattttgaaaaataaaattaagcagCAATTACTTACTTTTGAGGATCCTATTGGGCCCAACTTTGAGATTTCCTGGCAAATAtttccaattttgacttttgaagGAGTGCAAGAAGTGGATATCTCAAATTGTCAAATGCCACTTCTTAAACCTGTTGTTGAATGCTTTTCCAGGTCTTTCCCATCATTAAAGACATTAAAGGCAGCTAATTATTTAAAGCTACCCACTGCAATGTTGTACCAATTGGTGCAAAGGTGCCGTCTACTCAATGATGTAGACCTGAGTGTGGACATTAGCCCAATTATACCAGCCAAAGTTTCTATAAAATTTTCACACCCAGATGTAGCACCACAAAGATCAAGACGCATCACTCCTATGGATGCTGTTTCATTCTCATACAATCTTGGACTGCAGCTGTCAAACATAACAAACCTCACATTAGAGGGTCGAACTGATATCTCAG ACCGTCATCTCTTCTTTTTCACGGAATTCTGTCCATCCTTATGTTATGTTAACCTTCGAGGGTGTATATCTTTGACTGATGATGGAATATCAGTTGTACTGCTTAAATGTATAAAGCTGCACTCAATCTTGGTTTGTGATACTTACTTTGGACGGAATTCCGTTCTGGCTCTTTGCTATGGTGCATCAAAATTCGAGAATTCTGCAGCACCTAAATTTGAAGACTTCTCTCAGTCTCTGGCCTCTAGACTTCAAGTCCTGCATATGGGTGGCTGCAAGA GTGTTACTGAGACATTTCTTTCGGAGCTTATATCTCAAACACCTATGTTGAAAAGTCTTTGCTTAAGGGAGACTGAACTTGTGGATCATGCACTAGACAAATTTTCAGGATCTTGCTTGGAgatgcttgatgtctcgaataCTAAG GTTTCTGGCTCTGCTGTGGCTCAAGTGATCCGGAGAAATCTCGGCCTAAAGTGTTTCATTGCCAGAGATTGTAGAAATTTTTTACAAGAGGAAAGCAAAAGTGTGACAGAGAAGTCCAATGCTTTCTCATATCATTACAGTGAGTTATACTATGAACTTGGCAAATCCTGCCAATTGGAGGAAATTGCAGTTGGATGGGgattttcattcttttctttAGAGGTTCTGAGGCCAGCAATTAGAATGTTAAGGACAATAATTATAGGGTTGGGTGGATCTTTTGGCGAAGATGGGCTGAAGATGTTGCCAACTCTCTGTCCCTGGTTGGAGACTTTGATTCTTTATTTCCAG GTAATATCTGACTCCATCatgctaaaaattttaaaggctTTAAAAAACTTGCAAGTTTTGGCCCTTTGCTATTGTATTGGTGAGATTTCATCATCAATCTTTAAGTTCAGCATGccaaatttgagaaaattgaaacttgaaagagTGACTGCATGGATGACCAATGATGACCTGCTTATTCTCACTCAGAATTGTGTGAACTTGATCGAACTTTCATTGGCAGGATGCTCACTTCTTAATTCAG AGTCCCAACATATTATTTCACTTGGTTGGCCTGGATTGATATCAGTCCATCTAGAG gacTGTGGTGAAGTGACAAGTTGTGGTGTGACATCACTTTTAGAATGTCATGCCCTTGAAGATATTATCTTACGACATAAT GGTACCGGAATGCAGAGGGATATTATTTCTCACATTGCTTCAAAG ATGCCAATGCTTCGAAAGATATCCCTTGATGTATGTGATGCAATGGATCGTGACTTTGACATCCCAAAT
- the LOC116031273 gene encoding BTB/POZ domain-containing protein FBL11 isoform X1, which translates to MESFINALRSMFGCSLDITPESFISFCEAALFFGVDYLLSECQCWLKSVTSYKGILLPQIQLADLISIWKYGLENAIDFVPQLCIFYLACNFMWAISFDAFHDVPYEMLYSCIKNPNLTVDSEKHLCDAILAWLTSNTKEYGASSASINDYTDILAEIRFGLLPLSFAAVKRRCNFFSEFADRGISTILTLASYPSASSTNILDDEDFSHLRIRLTKYTKKVDLSGCPQFSPALLLLSVLHSSHSMDPILKNKIKQQLLTFEDPIGPNFEISWQIFPILTFEGVQEVDISNCQMPLLKPVVECFSRSFPSLKTLKAANYLKLPTAMLYQLVQRCRLLNDVDLSVDISPIIPAKVSIKFSHPDVAPQRSRRITPMDAVSFSYNLGLQLSNITNLTLEGRTDISDRHLFFFTEFCPSLCYVNLRGCISLTDDGISVVLLKCIKLHSILVCDTYFGRNSVLALCYGASKFENSAAPKFEDFSQSLASRLQVLHMGGCKSVTETFLSELISQTPMLKSLCLRETELVDHALDKFSGSCLEMLDVSNTKVSGSAVAQVIRRNLGLKCFIARDCRNFLQEESKSVTEKSNAFSYHYSELYYELGKSCQLEEIAVGWGFSFFSLEVLRPAIRMLRTIIIGLGGSFGEDGLKMLPTLCPWLETLILYFQQVISDSIMLKILKALKNLQVLALCYCIGEISSSIFKFSMPNLRKLKLERVTAWMTNDDLLILTQNCVNLIELSLAGCSLLNSESQHIISLGWPGLISVHLEDCGEVTSCGVTSLLECHALEDIILRHNGTGMQRDIISHIASKMPMLRKISLDVCDAMDRDFDIPNFTNRYPLSIVKIARCKQKKCSLELMDTKYEGRTNPVHVETLVMVWNSKELTTAVVKERL; encoded by the exons ATGGAATCATTTATAAATGCTTTAAGGTCTATGTTTGGATGTTCTCTGGATATTACTCCAGAAAGTTTCATCTCTTTTTGTGAG GCTGCACTATTTTTTGGAGTGGATTATCTCCTTTCGGAGTGTCAATGTTGGTTAAAGAGTGTGACTTCATACAAGGGGATTTTGCTACCTCAAATACAATTAGCTGATTTGATCAGCATCTGGAAATATGGTTTGGAGAATG CAATTGATTTTGTGCCACAACTATGTATATTCTATCTGGCCTGCAACTTT ATGTGGGCAATTTCCTTTGATGCTTTCCATGATGTTCCTTATGAAATGTTATATTCATGTATAAAGAATCCTAATTTGACAGTAGACAG TGAAAAGCATCTTTGTGATGCTATTCTAGCTTGGCTTACTTCCAACACCAAAGAGTATGGGGCTTCAAGTGCTTCAATAAATGATTACACTGACATTTTGGCAGAG ATCCGttttggccttttgcctttatcATTTGCTGCAG TGAAAAGAAGATGCAACTTCTTTTCGGAGTTTGCTGATAGAGGTATCAGTACCATTCTTACTTTAGCAAGTTATCCTTCTGCAAGCTCAACAAACATCCTTGATGATGAAGACTTTAGTCATCTTAGAATCCGGTTGACTAAATATACTAAG AAAGTGGACCTTTCAGGTTGCCCTCAGTTCAGTCCTGCTCTTCTCCTCTTATCAGTGCTTCACTCTTCACATAGCATGGATcccattttgaaaaataaaattaagcagCAATTACTTACTTTTGAGGATCCTATTGGGCCCAACTTTGAGATTTCCTGGCAAATAtttccaattttgacttttgaagGAGTGCAAGAAGTGGATATCTCAAATTGTCAAATGCCACTTCTTAAACCTGTTGTTGAATGCTTTTCCAGGTCTTTCCCATCATTAAAGACATTAAAGGCAGCTAATTATTTAAAGCTACCCACTGCAATGTTGTACCAATTGGTGCAAAGGTGCCGTCTACTCAATGATGTAGACCTGAGTGTGGACATTAGCCCAATTATACCAGCCAAAGTTTCTATAAAATTTTCACACCCAGATGTAGCACCACAAAGATCAAGACGCATCACTCCTATGGATGCTGTTTCATTCTCATACAATCTTGGACTGCAGCTGTCAAACATAACAAACCTCACATTAGAGGGTCGAACTGATATCTCAG ACCGTCATCTCTTCTTTTTCACGGAATTCTGTCCATCCTTATGTTATGTTAACCTTCGAGGGTGTATATCTTTGACTGATGATGGAATATCAGTTGTACTGCTTAAATGTATAAAGCTGCACTCAATCTTGGTTTGTGATACTTACTTTGGACGGAATTCCGTTCTGGCTCTTTGCTATGGTGCATCAAAATTCGAGAATTCTGCAGCACCTAAATTTGAAGACTTCTCTCAGTCTCTGGCCTCTAGACTTCAAGTCCTGCATATGGGTGGCTGCAAGA GTGTTACTGAGACATTTCTTTCGGAGCTTATATCTCAAACACCTATGTTGAAAAGTCTTTGCTTAAGGGAGACTGAACTTGTGGATCATGCACTAGACAAATTTTCAGGATCTTGCTTGGAgatgcttgatgtctcgaataCTAAG GTTTCTGGCTCTGCTGTGGCTCAAGTGATCCGGAGAAATCTCGGCCTAAAGTGTTTCATTGCCAGAGATTGTAGAAATTTTTTACAAGAGGAAAGCAAAAGTGTGACAGAGAAGTCCAATGCTTTCTCATATCATTACAGTGAGTTATACTATGAACTTGGCAAATCCTGCCAATTGGAGGAAATTGCAGTTGGATGGGgattttcattcttttctttAGAGGTTCTGAGGCCAGCAATTAGAATGTTAAGGACAATAATTATAGGGTTGGGTGGATCTTTTGGCGAAGATGGGCTGAAGATGTTGCCAACTCTCTGTCCCTGGTTGGAGACTTTGATTCTTTATTTCCAG CAGGTAATATCTGACTCCATCatgctaaaaattttaaaggctTTAAAAAACTTGCAAGTTTTGGCCCTTTGCTATTGTATTGGTGAGATTTCATCATCAATCTTTAAGTTCAGCATGccaaatttgagaaaattgaaacttgaaagagTGACTGCATGGATGACCAATGATGACCTGCTTATTCTCACTCAGAATTGTGTGAACTTGATCGAACTTTCATTGGCAGGATGCTCACTTCTTAATTCAG AGTCCCAACATATTATTTCACTTGGTTGGCCTGGATTGATATCAGTCCATCTAGAG gacTGTGGTGAAGTGACAAGTTGTGGTGTGACATCACTTTTAGAATGTCATGCCCTTGAAGATATTATCTTACGACATAAT GGTACCGGAATGCAGAGGGATATTATTTCTCACATTGCTTCAAAG ATGCCAATGCTTCGAAAGATATCCCTTGATGTATGTGATGCAATGGATCGTGACTTTGACATCCCAAAT
- the LOC116031273 gene encoding BTB/POZ domain-containing protein FBL11 isoform X4, with amino-acid sequence MVWRMIKVRYDAAIDFVPQLCIFYLACNFMWAISFDAFHDVPYEMLYSCIKNPNLTVDSEKHLCDAILAWLTSNTKEYGASSASINDYTDILAEIRFGLLPLSFAAVKRRCNFFSEFADRGISTILTLASYPSASSTNILDDEDFSHLRIRLTKYTKKVDLSGCPQFSPALLLLSVLHSSHSMDPILKNKIKQQLLTFEDPIGPNFEISWQIFPILTFEGVQEVDISNCQMPLLKPVVECFSRSFPSLKTLKAANYLKLPTAMLYQLVQRCRLLNDVDLSVDISPIIPAKVSIKFSHPDVAPQRSRRITPMDAVSFSYNLGLQLSNITNLTLEGRTDISDRHLFFFTEFCPSLCYVNLRGCISLTDDGISVVLLKCIKLHSILVCDTYFGRNSVLALCYGASKFENSAAPKFEDFSQSLASRLQVLHMGGCKSVTETFLSELISQTPMLKSLCLRETELVDHALDKFSGSCLEMLDVSNTKVSGSAVAQVIRRNLGLKCFIARDCRNFLQEESKSVTEKSNAFSYHYSELYYELGKSCQLEEIAVGWGFSFFSLEVLRPAIRMLRTIIIGLGGSFGEDGLKMLPTLCPWLETLILYFQQVISDSIMLKILKALKNLQVLALCYCIGEISSSIFKFSMPNLRKLKLERVTAWMTNDDLLILTQNCVNLIELSLAGCSLLNSESQHIISLGWPGLISVHLEDCGEVTSCGVTSLLECHALEDIILRHNGTGMQRDIISHIASKMPMLRKISLDVCDAMDRDFDIPNFTNRYPLSIVKIARCKQKKCSLELMDTKYEGRTNPVHVETLVMVWNSKELTTAVVKERL; translated from the exons ATGGTTTGGAGAATG ATTAAAGTGCGATATGATGCAGCAATTGATTTTGTGCCACAACTATGTATATTCTATCTGGCCTGCAACTTT ATGTGGGCAATTTCCTTTGATGCTTTCCATGATGTTCCTTATGAAATGTTATATTCATGTATAAAGAATCCTAATTTGACAGTAGACAG TGAAAAGCATCTTTGTGATGCTATTCTAGCTTGGCTTACTTCCAACACCAAAGAGTATGGGGCTTCAAGTGCTTCAATAAATGATTACACTGACATTTTGGCAGAG ATCCGttttggccttttgcctttatcATTTGCTGCAG TGAAAAGAAGATGCAACTTCTTTTCGGAGTTTGCTGATAGAGGTATCAGTACCATTCTTACTTTAGCAAGTTATCCTTCTGCAAGCTCAACAAACATCCTTGATGATGAAGACTTTAGTCATCTTAGAATCCGGTTGACTAAATATACTAAG AAAGTGGACCTTTCAGGTTGCCCTCAGTTCAGTCCTGCTCTTCTCCTCTTATCAGTGCTTCACTCTTCACATAGCATGGATcccattttgaaaaataaaattaagcagCAATTACTTACTTTTGAGGATCCTATTGGGCCCAACTTTGAGATTTCCTGGCAAATAtttccaattttgacttttgaagGAGTGCAAGAAGTGGATATCTCAAATTGTCAAATGCCACTTCTTAAACCTGTTGTTGAATGCTTTTCCAGGTCTTTCCCATCATTAAAGACATTAAAGGCAGCTAATTATTTAAAGCTACCCACTGCAATGTTGTACCAATTGGTGCAAAGGTGCCGTCTACTCAATGATGTAGACCTGAGTGTGGACATTAGCCCAATTATACCAGCCAAAGTTTCTATAAAATTTTCACACCCAGATGTAGCACCACAAAGATCAAGACGCATCACTCCTATGGATGCTGTTTCATTCTCATACAATCTTGGACTGCAGCTGTCAAACATAACAAACCTCACATTAGAGGGTCGAACTGATATCTCAG ACCGTCATCTCTTCTTTTTCACGGAATTCTGTCCATCCTTATGTTATGTTAACCTTCGAGGGTGTATATCTTTGACTGATGATGGAATATCAGTTGTACTGCTTAAATGTATAAAGCTGCACTCAATCTTGGTTTGTGATACTTACTTTGGACGGAATTCCGTTCTGGCTCTTTGCTATGGTGCATCAAAATTCGAGAATTCTGCAGCACCTAAATTTGAAGACTTCTCTCAGTCTCTGGCCTCTAGACTTCAAGTCCTGCATATGGGTGGCTGCAAGA GTGTTACTGAGACATTTCTTTCGGAGCTTATATCTCAAACACCTATGTTGAAAAGTCTTTGCTTAAGGGAGACTGAACTTGTGGATCATGCACTAGACAAATTTTCAGGATCTTGCTTGGAgatgcttgatgtctcgaataCTAAG GTTTCTGGCTCTGCTGTGGCTCAAGTGATCCGGAGAAATCTCGGCCTAAAGTGTTTCATTGCCAGAGATTGTAGAAATTTTTTACAAGAGGAAAGCAAAAGTGTGACAGAGAAGTCCAATGCTTTCTCATATCATTACAGTGAGTTATACTATGAACTTGGCAAATCCTGCCAATTGGAGGAAATTGCAGTTGGATGGGgattttcattcttttctttAGAGGTTCTGAGGCCAGCAATTAGAATGTTAAGGACAATAATTATAGGGTTGGGTGGATCTTTTGGCGAAGATGGGCTGAAGATGTTGCCAACTCTCTGTCCCTGGTTGGAGACTTTGATTCTTTATTTCCAG CAGGTAATATCTGACTCCATCatgctaaaaattttaaaggctTTAAAAAACTTGCAAGTTTTGGCCCTTTGCTATTGTATTGGTGAGATTTCATCATCAATCTTTAAGTTCAGCATGccaaatttgagaaaattgaaacttgaaagagTGACTGCATGGATGACCAATGATGACCTGCTTATTCTCACTCAGAATTGTGTGAACTTGATCGAACTTTCATTGGCAGGATGCTCACTTCTTAATTCAG AGTCCCAACATATTATTTCACTTGGTTGGCCTGGATTGATATCAGTCCATCTAGAG gacTGTGGTGAAGTGACAAGTTGTGGTGTGACATCACTTTTAGAATGTCATGCCCTTGAAGATATTATCTTACGACATAAT GGTACCGGAATGCAGAGGGATATTATTTCTCACATTGCTTCAAAG ATGCCAATGCTTCGAAAGATATCCCTTGATGTATGTGATGCAATGGATCGTGACTTTGACATCCCAAAT